In a genomic window of Flavobacterium sp. KACC 22761:
- a CDS encoding formylglycine-generating enzyme family protein — MKNKTYWIFAILTISIISIAYGYTKLVVPKHEKAVAMDCAETPNTNEASAFLPTIENKNKPAGKAPKGMVWIPGGEFSMGSNVEDESLCSIKGVTKDAAPIHRVYVDGYYMDQTEVTNEEFEKFVKATGYVTVAEQKPTKEEFPTANEEDLVTGSVVFTPTPSAVNLNNFLQWWRYEPGADWRHPEGPQSTIKGKEKYPVVHVVYEDAAAYAKWAGKRLPTEAEWEFAARGGKTGNLYAWGNSLKPNGKFQANIYQGHFPIKDGDTGEDGFKGIAPTAQFAPNAYGLYDMAGNVWEWVNDWYSVDYYKTLAEGGEVTKNPQGPSAYYDPSDPSEVKRVHRGGSFLCTDQYCTRYMVGTRGKGEIRSAANHVGFRCVKSK; from the coding sequence ATGAAAAATAAAACCTACTGGATTTTTGCAATATTGACCATTTCGATCATTTCGATTGCGTATGGATACACTAAATTAGTAGTTCCAAAACACGAAAAAGCGGTCGCAATGGATTGTGCTGAAACTCCAAATACCAATGAAGCATCGGCATTTCTTCCGACAATTGAAAATAAAAACAAACCAGCTGGAAAAGCGCCAAAGGGAATGGTTTGGATTCCAGGTGGCGAATTCTCTATGGGATCAAATGTTGAAGACGAAAGCTTATGCAGCATAAAAGGCGTTACAAAAGATGCCGCTCCTATTCATCGTGTTTATGTTGATGGTTATTATATGGATCAAACTGAAGTAACGAACGAAGAATTTGAAAAATTTGTCAAAGCAACTGGTTATGTAACGGTTGCCGAACAAAAACCAACAAAAGAAGAATTCCCAACGGCAAATGAAGAAGATTTAGTTACAGGTTCTGTTGTCTTTACTCCTACACCTTCAGCAGTTAATTTAAATAATTTTCTGCAATGGTGGCGCTATGAACCAGGTGCCGACTGGAGACATCCAGAAGGACCACAGAGCACTATTAAAGGAAAAGAAAAATATCCCGTGGTACATGTAGTCTATGAAGATGCAGCTGCTTACGCAAAATGGGCAGGAAAAAGACTTCCAACTGAAGCAGAATGGGAATTTGCAGCTCGTGGAGGTAAAACCGGAAATCTTTACGCTTGGGGAAATTCGTTAAAACCTAATGGAAAATTTCAGGCTAACATTTATCAAGGCCACTTTCCTATAAAAGACGGCGATACTGGCGAAGATGGCTTTAAAGGAATTGCTCCTACCGCACAATTTGCTCCAAATGCCTATGGCTTGTATGATATGGCCGGAAATGTATGGGAATGGGTCAACGACTGGTATAGTGTGGATTATTACAAAACTTTGGCCGAAGGTGGCGAAGTAACAAAAAATCCGCAAGGCCCAAGTGCGTATTATGATCCTAGCGATCCATCTGAGGTAAAACGAGTTCATCGAGGTGGCTCATTTTTATGTACAGATCAATACTGCACGCGCTATATGGTGGGAACAAGAGGAAAAGGCGAAATCAGATCTGCTGCAAACCATGTTGGTTTTAGATGCGTAAAAAGCAAATAA
- a CDS encoding DUF6515 family protein, whose translation MKNITKTIRKTVCLFFVASLFMISMDGFAQRGRGGFHGAGGGGATRQARPTREARPAMQSRPTASRPQVNRPANTTRPGANNGGTRINPSTNNNNIRNNGTVNNRSNNTNRINNSGNRNTNISGNTVNRNRNNVNINVNNSVHVRNNRNTVVRPGYRPYTRPPYVYGGYRYNCYHPYYPRPYVPFYWGPVWHPWGFFVATLATTAIIVSVQNEKYHYDQGVWYTSTSGGYTAVPAPVGGTVNNIPSGAETVNTGTVNNYYYGGTYYEKDGGKYTVVAPTAGTVVDKLPEGGEEVTIGDAKYVKFGETYYQPVQVDGKDKYEVVSVEKE comes from the coding sequence ATGAAAAATATAACCAAAACAATTAGAAAAACGGTTTGTTTGTTTTTCGTTGCATCGCTTTTTATGATTTCAATGGATGGTTTTGCACAGCGTGGCCGTGGCGGTTTTCACGGAGCTGGAGGCGGTGGAGCTACAAGACAAGCAAGACCAACAAGAGAAGCGCGTCCAGCAATGCAGTCTAGACCAACTGCAAGCAGACCTCAAGTAAATAGACCCGCTAATACAACTAGGCCAGGAGCAAATAATGGAGGTACTAGAATTAATCCTTCGACAAATAATAACAATATCCGTAATAACGGAACTGTGAACAACAGAAGCAACAACACCAACCGTATTAATAATTCTGGAAACAGAAATACTAATATCAGTGGCAATACGGTCAACAGAAACAGAAATAATGTTAATATTAACGTCAACAATAGTGTTCATGTGCGCAACAATCGTAACACAGTTGTAAGACCAGGGTATAGACCATATACTCGCCCACCTTATGTATATGGTGGTTATCGATATAATTGTTATCATCCATATTATCCACGTCCTTATGTACCTTTTTATTGGGGGCCAGTTTGGCATCCGTGGGGATTTTTCGTGGCTACCTTAGCAACAACAGCTATTATTGTTAGTGTTCAAAACGAAAAATATCATTATGATCAAGGAGTTTGGTACACTTCAACTAGCGGAGGCTATACAGCCGTCCCGGCGCCTGTTGGTGGTACTGTAAATAATATTCCAAGTGGAGCAGAAACAGTCAACACAGGGACCGTTAATAATTATTATTATGGAGGAACTTATTACGAAAAAGATGGTGGAAAATATACTGTAGTTGCACCAACCGCTGGAACTGTAGTCGATAAATTGCCTGAAGGTGGAGAGGAAGTAACTATTGGCGACGCAAAATATGTGAAATTTGGAGAAACCTATTATCAACCTGTTCAAGTTGACGGAAAAGATAAATATGAAGTTGTTTCGGTGGAGAAAGAATAA
- a CDS encoding OprO/OprP family phosphate-selective porin — protein MFNQITKYLPAFLLFFIPICSNAQLEKDTTKLINVSYGSKGIELRTRDNKFLFQLQSRLQFRFSTPNDTDPLTYDDYSQEAKTTFKINRARLKVGGHAFHPWLKYYWEYELSQSNLLDFRLMIEKWEWLSFKAGQWKVEYTRERFISSGEQQTVDRSLINRPFTADRQMGVEVYGHLKGTGIADFNYWAAALTGTGRGNTANDDGNLMYFGRAQWNFLGRFLDFEGSDLEFHEKPTPIIAISGLTNRSPYTRFSQSGGGSLEGFENGLPGQYRVNQWNFETAFMYRGFSWQSELHNKEIIDKINNDDTTIMKGYYVQAGYFFHNAFDWWPKHLEMAGRHAAYRPDNSIRENRQDESTVAFNWFFKGHKNKLTSEVSYFSFQDKTLPLQQGWRFRIQWDISL, from the coding sequence ATGTTTAACCAAATCACAAAATACCTGCCTGCATTTTTATTGTTCTTCATTCCCATTTGCTCTAATGCTCAACTAGAAAAAGACACAACGAAACTAATCAATGTTAGTTATGGTTCCAAAGGAATCGAGCTAAGAACCAGAGACAATAAATTTCTTTTTCAATTACAAAGCAGACTCCAATTCCGATTTTCTACTCCCAATGATACAGATCCTCTAACTTATGACGATTACAGTCAGGAAGCAAAAACAACTTTTAAAATCAACAGAGCCCGATTAAAAGTTGGAGGACACGCTTTTCATCCTTGGCTTAAATATTATTGGGAGTATGAATTAAGTCAGTCCAATTTGTTGGATTTCAGACTTATGATTGAAAAATGGGAATGGCTCAGTTTTAAAGCCGGCCAATGGAAAGTCGAATATACAAGAGAACGTTTTATAAGCAGCGGTGAACAACAAACCGTTGACCGATCTTTAATAAACCGTCCTTTTACTGCTGACAGGCAAATGGGAGTTGAAGTTTACGGACATCTTAAAGGCACCGGAATTGCAGATTTTAATTATTGGGCCGCCGCACTTACTGGAACCGGACGAGGGAATACGGCAAATGATGACGGAAATTTAATGTATTTTGGACGTGCTCAATGGAATTTTCTAGGAAGATTTCTAGATTTTGAAGGCAGTGATTTAGAATTTCACGAAAAACCAACTCCAATTATCGCTATTTCAGGTTTAACAAACCGAAGCCCGTATACTCGATTCTCACAATCTGGCGGAGGATCTTTAGAAGGTTTTGAAAATGGGCTTCCGGGACAGTATAGAGTCAACCAATGGAATTTTGAAACCGCTTTTATGTATCGCGGCTTTTCATGGCAGAGCGAATTGCACAACAAAGAAATCATCGACAAAATAAACAATGACGACACCACTATTATGAAAGGATATTACGTTCAAGCAGGCTATTTTTTTCATAATGCATTTGATTGGTGGCCAAAACATTTAGAAATGGCAGGCCGTCATGCGGCATACAGACCTGATAATTCAATTAGAGAAAACAGACAAGATGAATCCACTGTAGCTTTTAACTGGTTTTTTAAAGGACATAAAAACAAATTGACTTCTGAAGTAAGTTACTTTAGTTTTCAAGACAAAACGCTTCCTCTGCAACAAGGCTGGCGCTTTAGGATTCAATGGGACATTTCGTTATAA
- a CDS encoding quinone-dependent dihydroorotate dehydrogenase, with protein MYKLIIRPILFWFDPEEVHYFTFSFVKFISKIPGVSSIIRAIYEVKDARLEREVFGIKFKNPVGLAAGFDKDAKLYKELGDFGFGFIEIGTVTPVGQEGNPKKRLFRLKEDQAIINRMGFNNGGVIEAVERLKKNSGVLIGGNIGKNKVTDNEDAVKDYIICFDALFDHVDYFVVNVSSPNTPNLRALQDKEPLTALLQTLQNRNVEKQKTSTQKVKPILLKIAPDLTDEQLLDIIDIVKTTQIAGVIATNTTISRDELQSANQSETGGLSGKPLTKRSTEVIRFLSEKSNKAFPIIGVGGIHSADDAIEKLNAGASLVQLYTGFIYEGPALIKAINKKVLGQL; from the coding sequence ATGTATAAATTGATAATTCGCCCGATACTTTTTTGGTTTGATCCTGAAGAAGTGCATTACTTTACTTTTTCATTTGTAAAATTCATTTCAAAAATCCCAGGAGTTTCGTCAATTATAAGAGCCATTTATGAAGTAAAAGATGCTCGATTAGAGCGAGAAGTTTTCGGAATCAAATTCAAAAATCCGGTTGGACTTGCAGCAGGTTTTGATAAAGATGCGAAGCTTTATAAAGAACTTGGAGATTTTGGTTTTGGTTTTATTGAAATTGGAACTGTGACCCCGGTTGGTCAGGAAGGAAACCCAAAGAAACGTTTGTTTCGTTTAAAAGAAGATCAAGCTATTATTAACCGAATGGGATTTAATAACGGCGGTGTTATTGAAGCTGTAGAACGTTTGAAAAAGAATTCGGGAGTTTTGATTGGTGGCAACATAGGAAAAAATAAAGTGACTGATAATGAAGATGCAGTTAAAGATTACATCATTTGTTTTGATGCCTTATTTGATCACGTAGATTATTTTGTGGTGAATGTAAGTTCGCCAAATACACCAAATTTAAGAGCTTTACAAGACAAAGAACCTTTGACAGCTTTGTTGCAGACTTTGCAAAACAGAAATGTTGAAAAACAAAAAACAAGTACTCAAAAAGTAAAACCAATTCTTTTAAAAATCGCTCCAGACTTAACAGATGAACAATTATTAGATATTATTGATATTGTAAAAACAACGCAGATTGCGGGTGTAATTGCAACAAATACTACAATTTCAAGAGACGAACTGCAATCTGCAAATCAATCAGAAACAGGAGGTTTGTCTGGAAAACCATTGACGAAACGTTCGACAGAAGTGATTCGTTTTCTTTCAGAAAAAAGCAATAAAGCGTTCCCGATTATTGGAGTAGGAGGAATTCATTCTGCTGATGATGCCATCGAAAAACTAAATGCAGGTGCAAGTTTAGTGCAATTATACACGGGATTTATTTATGAAGGCCCAGCGCTTATAAAAGCAATCAATAAAAAAGTTTTAGGACAATTGTAA
- a CDS encoding DUF3307 domain-containing protein translates to MILFVKLLLAHLLGDFIWQPNSWVADKEIKKHKSLYLYAHIMLHGVLAAILAWEIAFIPYAILIAITHGIIDLIKLNFQKKKTKRTWFVVDQIAHILVLIAVVLLYQNKNIIYFWQDNEFWILLTGFLLVTKPISIFIKTIISIWSPESQNSHQDNSLANAGNYIGILERLLIVCFILTNHFEAIGFLLAAKCIFRFGDLQEAKDRKLTEYVMIGTLISFGIAIVAGLIIQTLLLQLS, encoded by the coding sequence ATGATTTTATTCGTAAAACTTCTTTTAGCGCATTTATTAGGTGATTTTATTTGGCAACCAAACTCGTGGGTTGCTGACAAGGAAATCAAAAAACATAAAAGCCTTTACTTATATGCTCATATTATGCTTCACGGAGTTTTGGCTGCAATTCTCGCTTGGGAAATCGCATTTATTCCATATGCAATTTTAATCGCTATTACACACGGTATCATTGATTTAATCAAACTAAATTTTCAGAAAAAGAAAACCAAACGCACTTGGTTTGTTGTTGACCAAATTGCGCATATTCTAGTTCTAATTGCTGTTGTGCTTCTTTATCAAAATAAAAACATAATTTATTTTTGGCAAGACAATGAATTTTGGATTTTGCTGACAGGATTTTTATTGGTAACAAAACCTATCTCAATTTTCATCAAAACTATTATCTCAATCTGGAGCCCTGAAAGTCAAAACAGCCATCAGGACAATTCGCTTGCCAATGCAGGAAATTACATTGGCATATTAGAACGTCTTCTTATTGTTTGTTTTATTTTAACGAACCATTTTGAAGCAATCGGATTTCTGTTGGCAGCAAAATGTATTTTTAGATTCGGAGATTTACAAGAAGCCAAGGACAGAAAACTTACTGAATATGTAATGATTGGAACTTTAATCAGTTTTGGAATTGCAATCGTGGCCGGACTTATCATCCAGACACTTCTTTTACAATTGTCCTAA
- a CDS encoding SatD family protein, with amino-acid sequence MTSVITGDIIGSRQQQSNHWVDDLKKILSPLGVTPKQWEIYRGDEFQIEVKNPEDVLLTAILVKARLRAIKSDARMSIGFGDKTHNAEKISESNGSAFIHSGELFETLKKQKVTLAMRTGDSDFDEKMNLMLQLALTFMDSWLVQSAEFVALAIENPDLSQEELGQKLGINQAAVSRRQKRAQFDLVLNLDRYFRTQIKQLAP; translated from the coding sequence ATGACTAGTGTAATTACAGGCGATATTATTGGTTCAAGACAACAGCAATCAAATCATTGGGTCGATGATTTAAAAAAAATCCTGAGTCCACTTGGCGTTACGCCCAAACAGTGGGAAATTTATCGCGGAGATGAATTTCAAATCGAAGTAAAAAATCCAGAAGATGTTTTATTGACCGCCATTTTAGTAAAAGCTCGTTTGAGAGCCATAAAATCTGATGCCCGTATGAGCATTGGTTTTGGAGACAAAACACACAATGCTGAAAAAATCTCTGAAAGCAATGGTTCTGCATTTATACATTCTGGGGAACTTTTTGAAACTTTAAAAAAACAGAAAGTCACTTTAGCTATGCGAACAGGCGATTCAGATTTTGATGAAAAAATGAATTTAATGTTGCAATTGGCTTTGACTTTTATGGATAGCTGGCTCGTACAATCTGCTGAGTTTGTTGCTTTGGCAATTGAAAATCCAGATTTGTCTCAAGAAGAGCTTGGCCAGAAACTAGGCATTAATCAAGCCGCCGTAAGCCGAAGACAAAAGCGCGCCCAATTTGATTTAGTCCTAAATTTAGATCGATATTTTAGAACACAAATAAAACAACTTGCCCCATGA
- a CDS encoding hydroxymethylglutaryl-CoA lyase yields MNKEIKIIECPRDAMQGIKDFIPTKNKVTYIQALLRVGFDTIDFGSFVSPKAIPQMQDTAEVLAQLDLSQTSSKLLSIIANTQGAALASEFESIQYLGFPFSISENFQMRNTHKTIAESLITLEEILEIADKKNKEVVTYLSMGFGNPYGDPWNVEIVGEWTEKLAGMGVKILSLSDTVGSSTPEVITYLFSNLIPKYPQIEFGAHLHTTPDSWFEKIDAAAKAGCARFDGAIQGFGGCPMATDKLTGNMPTEKLVSYFTANKKITGLNSLSFESAYNEASKLFGKFH; encoded by the coding sequence TTGAATAAAGAAATCAAGATTATCGAATGTCCCCGTGATGCTATGCAAGGCATCAAGGATTTTATTCCAACAAAAAACAAGGTTACTTATATTCAGGCATTGCTTCGAGTAGGTTTTGATACTATTGATTTTGGAAGTTTTGTGTCTCCAAAAGCAATTCCGCAAATGCAGGATACAGCCGAAGTTTTGGCGCAGCTTGATCTTTCGCAGACTTCGAGTAAATTACTTTCCATAATTGCCAATACGCAAGGCGCAGCTCTGGCTTCAGAATTTGAATCTATCCAATATTTAGGATTTCCTTTCTCAATATCTGAAAATTTTCAGATGCGAAATACGCATAAGACCATTGCAGAATCTTTGATTACTTTAGAAGAAATTCTTGAAATTGCCGATAAAAAAAATAAAGAAGTAGTAACCTATCTTTCAATGGGTTTTGGAAATCCTTATGGCGATCCGTGGAATGTTGAAATAGTAGGCGAGTGGACAGAAAAATTAGCAGGAATGGGCGTCAAAATCCTTTCGCTTTCAGATACTGTCGGAAGTTCGACACCAGAGGTTATCACTTATCTTTTTTCAAATTTAATTCCGAAATATCCTCAAATTGAGTTTGGCGCGCATTTGCATACTACTCCAGATAGTTGGTTTGAGAAGATTGATGCTGCTGCAAAAGCAGGCTGTGCCCGTTTTGATGGTGCAATTCAAGGTTTTGGAGGCTGTCCTATGGCGACAGATAAGCTGACAGGAAACATGCCTACAGAAAAACTGGTTTCTTATTTTACAGCCAATAAAAAAATCACCGGACTTAATTCTTTGAGTTTTGAAAGTGCTTATAATGAAGCTTCAAAATTATTTGGGAAGTTTCATTAA
- a CDS encoding DUF5723 family protein, producing the protein MLYNFTSIPQSSLVNPGADVSYKYYFGFPVLSGVSLNAGSSSFSAYDLFANNGVDFNQKVRDVVNKSSRNDKVVTNEQLEVFSGGFRVGGRESRSYISFGIYQEFDFFMYMPKDLAILALDGNRDYMGKAFHLDDLNVKAEVLSVFHVGFHKKMNDKLVLGGRAKIYSSGANATSVHNSGYIFTGQEPGTPNLYTQIISSNLELKTSGLAPFTKDEYDGNIARDIAHNTFFNGSLGLGLDAGVTYYPKENLQFTASIIDLGFINQSKNIETLTYKGTYQYQGANPDFTNSDDPENVFDEFKKAIPRDTLYDKYTTWRPTKIYASAEYAFGNSRSNADCNCKGQVKERYLNAAGIQFFAMTAPREPLAAVTAFYKRSIFEKLDLKATYTIDAFSSTNIGLGLSGTIWKVNIYALANNVLEYKDISKASSAAFQIGINFVFQDQEE; encoded by the coding sequence ATGTTGTACAACTTCACATCAATTCCCCAATCATCATTAGTAAATCCTGGCGCTGATGTTTCCTATAAATATTACTTCGGATTTCCCGTATTGTCTGGCGTATCATTAAATGCTGGATCGAGTAGCTTTTCGGCTTATGATTTATTTGCAAATAATGGAGTCGATTTTAATCAAAAAGTAAGAGACGTTGTCAATAAATCTTCTCGAAATGACAAAGTAGTTACCAATGAACAACTGGAAGTGTTTTCTGGCGGGTTCAGAGTAGGAGGTAGGGAAAGTCGTTCTTATATTTCTTTTGGTATTTATCAAGAGTTTGATTTTTTTATGTATATGCCAAAAGACTTGGCAATATTAGCTTTAGATGGCAATCGAGATTACATGGGAAAAGCTTTTCACTTGGATGATTTAAATGTCAAAGCCGAAGTTCTTTCTGTTTTTCATGTAGGATTTCATAAAAAAATGAATGACAAATTAGTACTTGGTGGTCGAGCGAAAATTTATTCCAGTGGTGCAAATGCAACTTCTGTTCACAATTCTGGTTATATATTTACAGGACAAGAACCAGGCACACCCAATCTATATACTCAAATTATTTCTTCAAATTTGGAACTTAAAACTTCTGGATTAGCTCCTTTTACGAAAGATGAATACGACGGAAATATTGCAAGAGATATTGCTCACAATACTTTTTTTAATGGAAGCCTAGGTTTAGGATTAGATGCAGGAGTAACATATTATCCGAAAGAAAATCTTCAGTTTACTGCCAGTATTATTGACCTCGGATTTATAAATCAGTCAAAAAATATTGAAACGCTTACCTATAAAGGCACTTATCAATATCAAGGCGCAAATCCAGATTTTACAAATTCAGATGATCCAGAAAATGTTTTTGACGAATTTAAGAAAGCAATCCCGAGAGATACTTTGTATGATAAATACACCACTTGGCGCCCTACAAAAATATATGCTTCTGCCGAATATGCATTCGGCAATTCCAGATCAAATGCTGATTGCAATTGCAAAGGACAAGTAAAAGAAAGATATCTAAATGCTGCAGGAATTCAGTTTTTTGCTATGACAGCACCCAGAGAACCACTCGCCGCAGTTACTGCTTTTTATAAACGAAGTATTTTCGAAAAATTAGATCTGAAAGCAACCTATACAATTGATGCATTTTCAAGCACTAATATTGGTCTCGGGCTTTCGGGAACGATTTGGAAAGTAAATATTTATGCTCTGGCAAATAATGTTTTAGAATACAAAGATATTTCAAAGGCAAGCAGTGCTGCATTCCAAATCGGAATCAATTTTGTTTTCCAAGATCAAGAAGAATAA
- the guaB gene encoding IMP dehydrogenase, whose product MIAHNSKIIGEGLTYDDVLLVPNYSNVLPREVSIKSKFSRNITLNVPIVSAAMDTVTESAMAIAMAQEGGIGVLHKNMTIEQQAGKVRKVKRAEAGMIIDPVTLPMTSTIADAKNAMKEFGIGGIPIVDENKILKGIVTNRDLRFEKNGARPIAEVMTSQNLVTVSEGTSLQQAEVVLQGHKIEKLPVVNAQNELVGLITFRDITKLTQKPIANKDSFGRLRVAAAIGVTGDAVQRAEALVAAGVDAIIIDTAHGHTEGVVNTLKEVKAKFPQIDVIVGNIATPEAAKYLVENGADGVKVGIGPGSICTTRIVAGVGFPQFSAVLEVAAAIKGTGVPVIADGGIRYTGDIPKAIAAGADCVMLGSLLAGTKESPGETIIFEGRKFKSYRGMGSVEAMQTGSKDRYFQDVEDDVKKLVPEGIVGRVPYKGELNESMLQFIGGLRAGMGYCGSKDIPTLQETGRFVRITSSGITESHPHNVTITKEAPNYSR is encoded by the coding sequence ATGATAGCACACAACTCCAAGATTATCGGCGAAGGTTTAACTTACGACGATGTATTATTAGTACCTAACTACTCGAATGTGCTTCCTCGCGAAGTGAGTATCAAATCAAAATTTTCAAGAAACATCACATTAAATGTTCCGATTGTATCTGCAGCTATGGATACAGTGACCGAAAGCGCAATGGCTATAGCTATGGCACAAGAAGGTGGAATTGGTGTTTTACATAAAAATATGACTATCGAACAACAAGCAGGAAAAGTTCGAAAAGTAAAACGTGCAGAAGCTGGAATGATCATTGATCCAGTTACTTTGCCAATGACTTCAACAATTGCAGATGCAAAAAATGCCATGAAAGAATTCGGAATCGGTGGTATTCCAATTGTTGACGAAAACAAAATTCTTAAAGGAATTGTAACCAATCGTGACTTGCGTTTCGAGAAAAACGGAGCAAGACCAATCGCTGAGGTAATGACAAGCCAAAACTTAGTAACAGTTTCTGAAGGAACGTCATTACAGCAAGCAGAAGTTGTGTTACAAGGTCATAAAATCGAAAAATTACCAGTTGTAAATGCTCAAAATGAATTAGTAGGTTTAATTACTTTTAGAGATATTACAAAATTAACTCAAAAGCCAATCGCAAATAAAGATTCTTTTGGTCGTTTGAGAGTTGCAGCTGCTATTGGAGTTACTGGAGATGCAGTTCAAAGAGCTGAAGCTTTAGTTGCAGCCGGTGTAGATGCAATTATTATCGATACAGCACATGGACATACAGAAGGTGTGGTAAATACATTAAAAGAAGTAAAGGCAAAATTTCCTCAAATTGATGTGATTGTTGGAAACATCGCTACTCCAGAAGCTGCTAAATATTTAGTAGAAAATGGTGCCGATGGTGTAAAAGTTGGAATCGGACCTGGTTCTATTTGTACTACACGTATCGTTGCAGGTGTTGGTTTTCCTCAATTTTCGGCAGTTTTAGAAGTTGCAGCTGCTATCAAAGGAACAGGAGTTCCAGTTATCGCTGATGGTGGAATTCGTTATACAGGAGATATTCCTAAAGCTATCGCTGCAGGTGCCGACTGTGTAATGTTAGGTTCGTTATTAGCAGGAACAAAAGAATCTCCAGGGGAAACTATCATTTTTGAAGGAAGAAAATTCAAATCTTACCGCGGAATGGGATCTGTTGAAGCAATGCAAACAGGATCAAAAGATCGTTATTTCCAAGATGTTGAAGACGACGTTAAAAAATTAGTTCCAGAAGGAATTGTTGGACGTGTTCCTTACAAAGGTGAATTGAACGAAAGTATGCTTCAATTTATTGGAGGTCTTCGTGCCGGAATGGGATACTGTGGTTCAAAAGATATTCCGACTTTGCAAGAAACTGGGCGTTTTGTTAGAATCACTTCTAGCGGAATCACTGAGAGTCATCCACATAATGTTACAATTACAAAAGAAGCTCCAAATTATTCTAGATAA
- a CDS encoding NAD(P)/FAD-dependent oxidoreductase, whose amino-acid sequence MKTSLIENKKIAIIGGGPVGLTTARILQVNGADVKVYERDLNEFARTSGGTLDIHSDSGQYAIQKAELMEEFYKYARPTGEKIADMHGNITSDEMPDETNAFSRPEIDRNDLRKIMLENLKENTVIWDSQLVNIDKSENQYILEFKNGTTTTADFVIVANGGRSNARKFVSDQEPQLSGTYIIQGEISNPDQDYPEFKPKYGNGNVMAMGEQKMFYTHTMGDGSLHFGVSFKADEDWVLNHGINFENDEAVISFLNEKFKNWNDDYKKFFAVSTEFSGLPLRLFSLEQPWKSHTNITLVGDAAHLMPPFAGEGVNMGLYDAFHLTENLTNGKFETIDEAIADYEQKMFGYALEAQRMTKKMEDLLHSDITAEDILSSRVE is encoded by the coding sequence ATGAAAACTTCACTTATAGAAAATAAAAAAATTGCCATTATTGGCGGAGGACCAGTCGGACTTACAACTGCACGAATTTTACAGGTCAATGGCGCGGATGTAAAAGTTTATGAAAGAGATCTTAATGAATTTGCACGCACATCGGGCGGAACGCTCGACATTCATTCTGATTCTGGACAATACGCAATTCAGAAAGCAGAATTAATGGAAGAATTCTACAAATATGCGCGTCCAACTGGCGAAAAAATAGCTGATATGCATGGAAATATAACTTCTGATGAAATGCCAGATGAAACAAATGCTTTTTCGCGTCCAGAAATTGATCGAAATGATTTAAGAAAAATCATGCTGGAAAATCTTAAAGAGAATACAGTAATTTGGGACAGCCAATTAGTCAATATCGATAAATCTGAAAATCAATATATTTTAGAATTTAAAAATGGCACAACAACGACTGCCGATTTTGTAATTGTTGCCAATGGTGGACGTTCAAATGCGAGAAAATTTGTCAGTGATCAAGAACCTCAACTTTCTGGAACGTATATTATTCAAGGCGAAATTTCAAATCCAGATCAAGATTATCCAGAATTCAAACCGAAATACGGAAACGGAAATGTCATGGCAATGGGCGAACAAAAAATGTTCTACACACATACTATGGGTGATGGTTCTTTGCATTTTGGGGTTTCTTTTAAAGCAGATGAAGATTGGGTTTTAAACCACGGAATCAATTTTGAAAATGACGAAGCCGTGATTTCTTTTTTAAACGAAAAATTTAAAAATTGGAACGATGATTACAAAAAATTCTTTGCTGTTTCTACTGAATTTTCAGGATTGCCTTTGCGATTATTTTCTTTGGAACAACCTTGGAAATCGCATACAAATATCACATTAGTTGGAGATGCCGCGCACTTAATGCCACCGTTTGCTGGCGAAGGCGTAAATATGGGATTATACGATGCTTTTCATTTAACCGAAAATCTAACTAACGGAAAATTTGAAACAATCGATGAAGCTATCGCTGATTATGAGCAAAAAATGTTTGGTTACGCTTTAGAAGCCCAAAGAATGACTAAAAAAATGGAAGATTTATTGCATTCTGACATAACTGCCGAAGATATTTTAAGCAGTAGAGTTGAGTAA